In Streptomyces liangshanensis, the DNA window AGGATCGACCGCGCGACCGGATCACCGGCCGCCGCGCGCGCCACCTCGGGCGCGAACGAGGCGAGTACGGCGGGCCGGTCGCTCCGCGGATAGAGGAGTCCGGGCAGCCCGCCGACGGGCCCGAAAAATTTCTCGGTGGCGGCCAGCAGCGCGGGCGAGCCGCCGCGCCGGCCGTCGTGCTCCCGCAGGGCGGCCTCCAGCCCCGCGCGGCCGATCCAGGCGCCGCCCCCGCAGTCGCCCAGCAAGTGTCCCCAGCCGTCGGCGCGGTGCCAGGCGGTCAGGTCCGTCCCCAGCGCGATCATGCCCGTGCCGGCCGCGACGACCACCCCGGCCCGCTGGCCGAGAGCGCCGGCGTACGCGGTGACGGCGTCGGCGGCGAGCGCGAGCCGCCGTACCCCCAGCGACCGTGCCAGCGCGGCGGGAAGCTCCGCGCGCAGCCCGTCGCCGAGCGTGGCCATCCCGGCCGCGCCGACAGCCACCGCGGCCGGCTCCCGAGCTCCGGCCCGGGACAGCAACTCCTCGGCCACGGGCACCAGCTGGCGGAGCAACTGGCCAGGGTCGATGCCCGAGGGGCCGGTACGCAGCGGCTCACCCGGATCGGCGGACAGGACGCGCGCGGGGTCCCCGACGGACCGCAGCGCGATCCGCAGCCCCGAGCCGCCCGAGTCGACGCCCAGCACCCAGCTCATTCCCGCACCCGGTTCCTCACGGCGTCCCTGGCTCGTCCCCGTACGCCCCCACCTTAAGGAAGGGACACGCGGCCCCCGGGGAGGGGGCGCCCACCGCGCGTGGCGGATCCGCCCCGGCCGAGGCCCGAAAGGCCCCGGCAAGTGGCTGGTCCCGGCGGTCGGTTGACGGGGTCCTGGGCACGCTCCCGGCACCAGTAGAGTGACACCCGTGGCAGCACGACCTCTGAACGAAATTGTCGAGCCCGGTTGGGCACACGCACTGGCCCCCGTGGCCGGGCGCATCGCCGAGATGGGCGACTTCCTGCGCGCGGAGATAGCCGCCGGTCGTACCTATCTCCCCGCGGGGGCGAACGTGCTGCGCGCGTTCCAGCAGCCGTTCGACGACGTGCGTGTGCTCATCGTCGGCCAGGACCCGTACCCGACGCCGGGACACGCCATCGGCCTCAGCTTCGCCGTGGCCCCCGACGTCCGCCCCATCCCGGGCAGCCTCCAGAACATCTTCCGGGAACTCCAGTCGGATCTGGGCCTGCCCCTCCCGTCCAACGGTGACCTGACCCCGTGGACGAGCCAGGGCGTACTGCTGCTCAACCGCGCGCTGACCACCGCGCCCCGCAAGACGGCCGCGCACCGCGGCAAGGGCTGGGAAGAGGTCACCGAGCAGGCGATCCGGGCCCTGGCCGCCCGGGGCAAGCCCATGGTGTCCATCCTGTGGGGGCGCGACGCCCGCAACGCGGCTCCCCTCCTGGGGGAATACCCGGCGATCGAGTCGGCCCACCCCTCCCCGATGTCGGCCGACAGGGGCTTCTTCGGATCGCGGCCGTTCAGCCGCGCCAACGACCTGTTGGTCCGTCAGGGAGCGCAGCCGGTCAACTGGCAGCTTCCCTGACGGACCGTCAACGGGACCGACCGGTAGGTCAGTTGGCCCGCGCGTACTGCGGCGGGGTGTGCACCGCGCCGCCCAGCTCGCGGGCCGCGCGGCGGGCCCAGTACGGGTCGCGCAGCAGCTCACGGCCGAGCAGGACCGCGTCCGCCTCGCCGTTGGCGACGATCTTCTCCGCCTGCTCCGGGTCGGTGATCAGGCCGACGGCCGCGACGGGCATCCGGGTCTCCGCCTTGACGCGGGCCGCGAACGGCACCTGATAGCCGGGGCCGGCCGGGACGCGGGCGTGCGCCGCGTTCCCGCCGCTCGACACGTCGAGCAGGTCCACGCCGTGCGCCACCAGGTCGTCCGCCAGCCGTACCGTCTCGTCCACGGTCCACCCGCCCTCGTCGAGCCAGTCGGTCGCGGAGATACGGAAGAACACGGGCAGGTCGTCGGGCCACTCCGCCCGGATCGCGTCCACGACCTCCAGGGCGAAGCGGGTGCGGTTCTCGTACGACCCCCCGTAGGCGTCGGTGCGCCTGTTGCTGTGCGGGGAGAGGAACTGGCCGATCAGGTAGCCGTGCGCGCCGTGCACCTCCGCGACCTGGAACCCGGCCTCGCGGGCCCGCCGGGCCGCCGCCGCGAACTGTCCGACGATCTCCTGGATCTGCTCCACCGACAGCTCGGCGGGCACCAGATGCCCCTCCGCGAACGGCACCGGGCTCGGCGCCAGCACCTCCCAGCCGTTGGCGTCGGGGGCCACCGCGCCGCCGCCCTTCCAGGGGCGGTCGGTCGAGGCCTTGCGCCCCGCGTGCGCCAGCTGGATTCCCGGGACCGTCCCCTGCGAGACGAGGAAGCGGGTGATGCGGCGGAACGCCTCGACCTGTCTGTCGTTCCAGATGCCGAGGTCGGCGACGCTGATCCGGCCCTCCAGGCTGACGGCCGTGGCCTCGGTGAGGATCAGCCCCGCACCGCCGGCGGCCCGTGCCGCGAGGTGGGCGAAGTGCCAGTCGAGGGGAACGCCCGCGTCGGGGCCGGTCTCCTCGGCGGAGTACTGGCACATCGGCGCCATCCATACGCGGTTCGGGATGGTCAGCGACCGCAGGGTGTACGGCTCGAACAATGCGCTCACGGGAGGACTCCAGTCGGGACGGGGCGTGGCGGGAGGCGGGAAGCCGCTACTACGATACGCATCGTAGTAAGGCGAATGTCAAACTACGAGAATCCTCGTACAATGGGATTCCCGACGAAGTGGAGCCCTTCGATGAGTGCCGCGACCAGCACCCGCGAGCTCGTTCACCCCCTGCGCGCGGAGATCCGGCTGGAGGGGGTGCTGCACGCCCTGTCCGATCCGCTGCGGCTGAGCATCGTCCGGGATCTGGCGTGCGCGGAGGGGGAGCTGACCTGCTCGCAGATTCCGTTGCCGATCACCAAGTCGACGACGACTTATCACTTCCGGGTGTTGCGGGAGAACGGGGTGATTCAGCAGATCTACCGGGGGACGGCGAAGATGAACGGGTTGCGGCGGCCGGATCTGGATGCACTGTTCCCGGGGTTGCTGGACGCGGTCCTCTCAGCAGCCTCCGCCCAGGCAGCCCGAGGCGCTTGACCCTGGCGCGTCCTCAATCGCCGGACGGGCTTGAAGGGGTTGCGGTCGGGTCGTGACCGTGCGGGTCAAAGATGTCCTCAAACGCCGGACGGGCTGAAAAGAAGCCTGCGGCGGGCCGGCCTGTTTGGACCCCACCCCCGGCGACGACCCGCACCGGCGGATCCGGGCCGCAGCGGCACAATCAAGCCCGTCCGGCGATTGAGGACAACGCGGTATGCGCCGACAGGGTGCCCTCCGGGCCACCCCGTGCGTGCCGTGACAATAAGGACGGATTGCCTGATTAAGTTGTGAATGTGTCGGAACACAGATGGATGTCCGCCCAGGAACCCGAAGGATCCGAACCGAGCAAGCCCGACCCCGCCACACCCACCTGGCCCGTCTGGGAGGTGCAGGGGTACGGCACCGTCACCGCCCCCGGAGACCCCCTGGTCGGCCCGGCCCGGCGGGAGGTCCGGCCGCCCTGGGTGGATGTCCGGCTGACCTTCGCCGACGGTGCCCGCATCGACGTACTGGCCGTCGTCCACGAGGGACGCATCGCCATCGAGGACGCGCAGGCCGACCCACCCCTGGCCCTGGACGGGTTCGCGGCGCTCGCGAGCGTGATCGAGGCACCGCTGCAGGACGCCTGCAAGGTGGTGGCCGACCAGGACGGGGGGCGGGGAGGGCGCCAGGACATCCCGCCTGCCCCCGATCCGGCCGCCGCCGCCGAAGCGCCCGTACCTGACCTGGTCACAGCCCCGGTCGCGGAAGCGGAGCCGGAGCCAGAGCCGCAACCGGCACCCGACGCCACCCAAGAAACACCCCCAGAACCCACCGGCCGCCACCGCGCAGACCCCGCGGCCCGCGGCGCCGCCGGTCGGCGTACCGTCGCCGACATCTACCGCGCCGCCCAACGCGACGGCCTCGACCCCGTGCTCGCCGTCATGTCAGCGACCGGATTCAGCCGCCGCAAGTCGCTGAGGCTGATCGCGGGCGCCCGCGACGAGGGCCACCTGTCACCCCGTCACCACCGCCGCTGACCGGCAGGGCAACCCCGGTGGCGCCGGCAACGCGACGGTCACAGCGCCCGCATCCGCGCCATCTCCGACGTCTGCTGCGCGATGACGTCGTTGGCCATCTCCTCGACCAGCACGTTGTTGCCCGAGGACAGCGCCTCGGTGGCCATCGTGATCGCGCCCTGGTGGTGCGTGATCATGAGCGTCAGGAACAGCTCGTCGAAGGCCGCGCCCTTCGAGGATCGCAGCTGGGCCAGCTGTTCTTCCGTCGCCATGCCCGGCATCGCACCATGGTCATGTCCTGACGGCTTCTTTGCCCCACCGTTGTTTTTCAGCCACCCCGCCATGGCATCCATCTCGGGCTTCTGGGCCGAGGCGATACGTTCGGCGAGGCGTTTCACGGCGGTCGAAGCCGCTCTCTTCGGGACGAGTTCGGTCATCTCCAGCGCCTGCGAGTGATGCGCGATCATCATCTGCGCATAGGTGAAATCAGCGGAATTGGGGGTGTCGTCCGGCGCGGCCTTGAGCGCTTCCTCGGGCGACAGGGTCTTGGCCGGCTCACCCGGTTTGCCTGGTGCCACCACCCCAAGTCCCTTGTTCTCCTTAGGTTTTGACGTACCGTCATCACTCGAGTCGCAGGCTCCCAGGGCGAGTACGGCGACGGCGACGGCCGTCGCGACGGCGGCCACGCGGGAACGCCGGTTCCTGCGGCGGATCAACACAGCTACCTCCTACGGCACATGATCTCGAAGTGTCGAGATAGAGACTAGAAGAGACTCAGTCCTCGCACAGTTCCGCGATCAAGTGATCAAAAACTTTCATTACGTCTCTGTTGCCATCTGTTGAGATGTACATGGGAGGGACGATACTGCCGTGGTCTGTAAGCCGTTCAACTCTGAACGGACGAAAGGGAGGACGCAGTGACCTCGTTGCACACCACCCGCGTGCGGCGGAGACGTCTGGGCGTGGCGGCAGCCGCAGCCGGGCTTTTCGCCACCCTGCTCGCAGCAGGACCCGCGGTCGCCACACCCGACCCAGGTGACGTATCCGCTCCGGCGAAGCTCTCCGCCGCCGCGGTCGCCGACGCGAGCGCCGCGATCAAGGCCGGTGAGATACCCGGCGTGGACGAGATCGTCCACAGCGGCAACATCAAGCACCTGAGCAACACCCCCAAGGACGCGCTGGCCGGCACCAACTCGGACCTCGCGTTCCAGGGCAAGTACGCCTTCGCGGGCAACTACGACGGCTTCCGCATCTTCGACCTCAGCAACCCGAAGGCCCCCAAGACCGTCGCGCAGGTCCTCTGCCCCGGTTCGCAGAACGACATCACGGTCTCCGGGAACCTGCTCTTCCTGTCGACCGACTCGTCGCGCAGTGACAACTCCTGTTCCAGCGTGACGCAGCCGGCGTCGGAGAAGTCCTCCTGGGAGGGCATGAAGATCTTCGACATCAGCGACAAGCGCAACCCGAAGTACGTCGCCGCCGTCGAGACCGCGTGCGGTTCGCACACCCACACCCTGGTGCCCGAGCGCAAGGACGTGTACATCTACGTCTCCTCGTACTCGCCCAGCGCCAGCTTCCCGGACTGCCAGCCGCCGCACGACGGCATCACCGTCATCAAGGTGCCGCGCAAGTCCCCCGAGAAGTCGTCCATCGTGAACTTCCCGGTGCTCTTCCCGGACGGGGGCAACCCGGGCGGGACCACGAACCCGGGCGTCTCCACCACCTCGGGCTGCCACGACATCACCGTGCTGGCCTCCAAGGACCTGGCCGCCGGCGCCTGCATGGGTGACGGCATCCTCCTGGACATCAAGAACCCGGAGCGGCCCAAGGTCATCGACCGCGTCCAGGACAACGTGAACTTCGCGTTCTGGCACTCGGCCACGTTCAACCAGGACGCCGACAAGGTCGTCTTCACCGACGAGCTGGGCGGCGGCGGCGCGGCCACCTGCAACGAGGCCATCGGCCCGAACAAGGGCGCCGACGGCATCTACGACATCGTGGGGCGCGGTGACCACCGCAAGCTGGTCTTCCGCGGCTACTACAAGATCCCCCGTCACCAGGCGAGCACCGAGAACTGCGTCGCCCACAACGGCTCGGTCATCCCGGTGAAGGGCCGCGACATCATGGTCCAGGCGTGGTACCAGGGCGGCGTGTCCGTCTGGGACTTCACCGACTCGTCGCGTCCCAAGGAGATCGGCTACTTCGAGCGTGGCCCCGTCTCCGCGACCAGCAACGTGACCGGCGGTTCCTGGTCCGCGTACTACTACAACGGCTACATCTACTCCAACGACATCGCCAAGGGCTTCGACGTACTGAAGCTCGACGACCGCAGGACGGACCCCGCGAAGCGCGTGCGCCTCGACGAGCTCAACGTCCAGACGCAGCCGGACTACTTCGACCACCACGACGACTGAGGTCGTCGCGGGGTGAGTGCCCCGATCCGTCCCGCCGGGTGGTCAGCCGCCCGGCGGGACGCCGAGCTCCCACGCCAGCCCGTAGCGCGTGAACAACTCGCCGCGCAGCCGGCGCCGGGGCATCGGCGCCCCCGGGATCAGGACGGCGAAGACCGCGCCCATCAACAGGGCACGCAGCAGCGGGTAGTCGCTGTCCACGTCCGGTGAGCCGTACCGCACCACCGTCTCGCGCAGCAACTGCGCGAGACGCTGTTGTTCCGGGCACTGCACGAAACCCTCGGCCTGGAGGATTCCGGCCATGTGAGCCCGCATCAGGACAGGGCTGTCGACGGCCAATCCGAGGATCGCGTCGATCGCGCGCGCCAGCAGCTCGGGACCGTGGTCCGTGCGCGGTTCGCGCTCCAGCGCCGCTTCCAGCGTACGGTGCATCAGCCGGTGCACCGCGGACTGGAAGAGCTGCCGCTTGCTGGGGAAGTAGTACGACACGAGACCCCGCGCCGTGCCGGCCCGGTCGGCGATGTCGGCCAGCTTCGTGGCGTCGTACCCGTGCTCCGCGACCAACTCCACGGTGGCCTGCAGCAATCGGTCCCGGGATCGTCGGCGGAGCTCTTCATTGACCGATGCGCTCCGCGGGGACATGCTGGACTCCTGCGTTGACTGGCTTTCAACCAGTATACTCAGAGCGTCCTGCCGCAGGCTTCTACGAGCCTGGTCAGCGGGGCTGCCGCCTGCCTTGGGCGACGCGGGGGATCGCCCGAGGCAGTCGGCCTTTCCGTATGTACGGTTCTCTCCGCGCTCCTACACCAGCGGCCCGCAGCCCGCGAGCGCGATCACCGGCCGCAGACCCGCCGGGCGTTCCTCGACCGGCAGATGGTCCACGAAGTGCACCGCGCACCCCAGCCGGGCCGCCCCGCCGTCCGCCGTACGGTCGTCGCCCACCATCAGGACGTCGTGCGGGTCCTGCCCCAACTCGTCGCACGCCGCCCGGAAGAGCCGCTCGTCGGGCTTCTGCACACCGTGCTCGTAGGACAGCACGTACGCGTCCACGAGCGCGTCCAGCCCGTGGGCCCGGAAGACGGGCCGCAGGTCCCAGCCGATGTTGCTCACGACGGCCACCCCGACCCCGCCCTGGCGCAGCGCGCCGAGCACGGCGGCCGCGTCGGCGTACGGACGCCACGCCTCCGGTGTCATGTGGCGCTCGTACAGCGCGTCGTACAGCGCGGGGTCGGGCAGTTCCACCTGACGGGCGAGTCCCGTGTACGCGGCGCGGTGCTCGGCCGCGCTCCGGTCGCGTGTCGCCCAGAGCCCGGCGAGGTCCGGCGGGACCCGCTCCGGCGCGGGACCGCCCGGCAGCGCACCGGACACGGCGAGCGCCATGGCGTACCGGCGCACCTCGTCGGGCGGTACGGCGGCGCCCGCCTCGTCGAGCACGGCGCGCAGCCAGGATCCCGCCGATTCGATACGGAAGAGGGTTCCGGAGAAGTCGAAGAGCACACCCTTGAACGTCATGGCCCCGATCCTTCCGGGGTCAGCGCCCCCGCGACAAGGCCAGACGCCCGTACGTGGTGATGAACAGTGCGACGAGGCACCCGCCCAGCAGCCACCCGCCGAGGACGTCCGAACTCCAGTGCACCCCCAGCCAGAGCCGCGTGAGGCCCACGCCCACCACGGAGACCACCGTGACGGCCACCGCCGTGCCCCACAGCGGTCCGCTCGTGCCCGCGCGCCGCAGGAGCCAGAGGAACAGCCCCAGGGTGAAGGTGGCGGTCATGGCGTGCCCGGACGGGAAGGACGCGAAGTGGGCGGAGTCCACGGGATCGGGCCAGGTGGGGCGGTCGCGGCCGATCGCCGCCTTCAGGCCCTGCTGGAGGGCGGTGGCCACCACGGCGCCCACCACGACGGCCGCGGCGAGCTGCCGGGCACCCTGGAGCCAGAGCACGACGACGGCGACCGCCGTGAGGATCCGCATCGTCCAGGGATCCCACACCCAGTCGGTCAGCACCCGGTTGGCGTGGGTGAGGCCGGGCTCGGCGACCGCCCAGCGGTGCAGCCGGCCGGCCGACGACCGGTCGAAGGAGAGCAGCGGCCCCCACTCCGCGGCCACCAGCCCCACCAGGACGGCGGAGGCGGCGGCGAGGACGGCGGCCGTGCGCGCGGGGGTGACCAGCGGGCGGGACGCCGGGGGAGTGGGGGTGGGGGAGTGGATCGGCGGCGAGTGCATGGGGTGATCCTTGCCGACGGCACCGGCATCAAGCCATCCGGGACGCCGTCACGTCGTGCGGGACCGGCGTCAGGCCATCCGGGACGCCGTCGAGTCGTCCGGGACCTGCCGTCCGGTCATCCGAGGGCGCGCAGCGCCGGGACGAAGGCGACCAGCAGGGGGACGGCCGGCACCAGCGTGGCCGTGGCGGTCAGCCACAGGCGGCGGCCGGCGGGCAGCCGAGGGTCCGGTGACAGCAGCCGGTTCACCCGCTGCGGCAGTTGGGCGTCCGGCGTCGTGCCGGGCCCGAACACCCCCCGGTGCTCGTTCAGTTCGACCAGCGCGAGCGCGATCGTCCGCCGCCCGAACCGCCGTGACGCCACGTCGTCCGCGGCCAGTTCGACCAGCCGGTGCATCTCGTCGCGGAACGCCGCGAACACCGGCACCTGCGGGAAGCCGTTCGCCAGCGCGGCCGAGCAGTGCCGCAGCCAGTCGTGCCGGGCGCGCGCGTGCCCCTCTTCGTGGGCCATCACGGCGTCGAGTTGACGGCCTTTCAGACGGCGCAGGGCGGCCGTGGTGATGACGAGCCGGGGCGCGGTGCCCGGCAGCCACCAGGCGTCCGGCCGTTCGCCCTCCAGGACGACCAGCGGGTCGCCGCCCGACTTCTCGCCGGGCAGGGCGGGGGAGCGCAGGAGCAGTTCCGAACGGTCGTTCCTGCGTCGCGCGCGTGCGCGGTGGATCTCCCGGGTCAGCATCGCGGCCGTCCACAGGCCGCCGCCGAAGAGCACCACCGCGAGCACGGCGGAGGCGGGCTTGTGGGTGCCGAGCGCGTACGCCTCCATCACGCCGCGCGGGGCGGGGGCGAAGACGTGTCCCCGGAAGGCCTGCCAGGCGGCGGCCGCGCTGAAGGTCATCGAGAGGGTGAAGCTCAGCAGCACCGCGGCCACCACGCACTGCCACACCCACAGCGCCACGACGGGCTCGCGCTCCGGCCAGTCGGCGCGGGCCAGGAGCCTCGGGGCGACGACGGCGGCCAGCGCACCGAGCAGCAGCAGCGCCAAGGAGACCATCATGGTCA includes these proteins:
- a CDS encoding phosphatase PAP2 family protein, whose protein sequence is MHSPPIHSPTPTPPASRPLVTPARTAAVLAAASAVLVGLVAAEWGPLLSFDRSSAGRLHRWAVAEPGLTHANRVLTDWVWDPWTMRILTAVAVVVLWLQGARQLAAAVVVGAVVATALQQGLKAAIGRDRPTWPDPVDSAHFASFPSGHAMTATFTLGLFLWLLRRAGTSGPLWGTAVAVTVVSVVGVGLTRLWLGVHWSSDVLGGWLLGGCLVALFITTYGRLALSRGR
- a CDS encoding N-acetylglucosamine kinase translates to MSWVLGVDSGGSGLRIALRSVGDPARVLSADPGEPLRTGPSGIDPGQLLRQLVPVAEELLSRAGAREPAAVAVGAAGMATLGDGLRAELPAALARSLGVRRLALAADAVTAYAGALGQRAGVVVAAGTGMIALGTDLTAWHRADGWGHLLGDCGGGAWIGRAGLEAALREHDGRRGGSPALLAATEKFFGPVGGLPGLLYPRSDRPAVLASFAPEVARAAAGDPVARSILTAAAEQIAESAAAAGPSSGTYEVALTGGLFKLGEPLLTPLRAALAAGSPRARTVPAAGDPLVGALDIAAALATDTLRLPPDERLLYIPTQQDR
- a CDS encoding HAD family hydrolase, whose amino-acid sequence is MTFKGVLFDFSGTLFRIESAGSWLRAVLDEAGAAVPPDEVRRYAMALAVSGALPGGPAPERVPPDLAGLWATRDRSAAEHRAAYTGLARQVELPDPALYDALYERHMTPEAWRPYADAAAVLGALRQGGVGVAVVSNIGWDLRPVFRAHGLDALVDAYVLSYEHGVQKPDERLFRAACDELGQDPHDVLMVGDDRTADGGAARLGCAVHFVDHLPVEERPAGLRPVIALAGCGPLV
- a CDS encoding DUF305 domain-containing protein — translated: MLIRRRNRRSRVAAVATAVAVAVLALGACDSSDDGTSKPKENKGLGVVAPGKPGEPAKTLSPEEALKAAPDDTPNSADFTYAQMMIAHHSQALEMTELVPKRAASTAVKRLAERIASAQKPEMDAMAGWLKNNGGAKKPSGHDHGAMPGMATEEQLAQLRSSKGAAFDELFLTLMITHHQGAITMATEALSSGNNVLVEEMANDVIAQQTSEMARMRAL
- a CDS encoding DUF6214 family protein — protein: MVGPARREVRPPWVDVRLTFADGARIDVLAVVHEGRIAIEDAQADPPLALDGFAALASVIEAPLQDACKVVADQDGGRGGRQDIPPAPDPAAAAEAPVPDLVTAPVAEAEPEPEPQPAPDATQETPPEPTGRHRADPAARGAAGRRTVADIYRAAQRDGLDPVLAVMSATGFSRRKSLRLIAGARDEGHLSPRHHRR
- a CDS encoding TetR/AcrR family transcriptional regulator, whose translation is MSPRSASVNEELRRRSRDRLLQATVELVAEHGYDATKLADIADRAGTARGLVSYYFPSKRQLFQSAVHRLMHRTLEAALEREPRTDHGPELLARAIDAILGLAVDSPVLMRAHMAGILQAEGFVQCPEQQRLAQLLRETVVRYGSPDVDSDYPLLRALLMGAVFAVLIPGAPMPRRRLRGELFTRYGLAWELGVPPGG
- a CDS encoding M56 family metallopeptidase, with amino-acid sequence MMVSLALLLLGALAAVVAPRLLARADWPEREPVVALWVWQCVVAAVLLSFTLSMTFSAAAAWQAFRGHVFAPAPRGVMEAYALGTHKPASAVLAVVLFGGGLWTAAMLTREIHRARARRRNDRSELLLRSPALPGEKSGGDPLVVLEGERPDAWWLPGTAPRLVITTAALRRLKGRQLDAVMAHEEGHARARHDWLRHCSAALANGFPQVPVFAAFRDEMHRLVELAADDVASRRFGRRTIALALVELNEHRGVFGPGTTPDAQLPQRVNRLLSPDPRLPAGRRLWLTATATLVPAVPLLVAFVPALRALG
- a CDS encoding NADH:flavin oxidoreductase/NADH oxidase, with protein sequence MSALFEPYTLRSLTIPNRVWMAPMCQYSAEETGPDAGVPLDWHFAHLAARAAGGAGLILTEATAVSLEGRISVADLGIWNDRQVEAFRRITRFLVSQGTVPGIQLAHAGRKASTDRPWKGGGAVAPDANGWEVLAPSPVPFAEGHLVPAELSVEQIQEIVGQFAAAARRAREAGFQVAEVHGAHGYLIGQFLSPHSNRRTDAYGGSYENRTRFALEVVDAIRAEWPDDLPVFFRISATDWLDEGGWTVDETVRLADDLVAHGVDLLDVSSGGNAAHARVPAGPGYQVPFAARVKAETRMPVAAVGLITDPEQAEKIVANGEADAVLLGRELLRDPYWARRAARELGGAVHTPPQYARAN
- a CDS encoding uracil-DNA glycosylase, translated to MAARPLNEIVEPGWAHALAPVAGRIAEMGDFLRAEIAAGRTYLPAGANVLRAFQQPFDDVRVLIVGQDPYPTPGHAIGLSFAVAPDVRPIPGSLQNIFRELQSDLGLPLPSNGDLTPWTSQGVLLLNRALTTAPRKTAAHRGKGWEEVTEQAIRALAARGKPMVSILWGRDARNAAPLLGEYPAIESAHPSPMSADRGFFGSRPFSRANDLLVRQGAQPVNWQLP
- a CDS encoding LVIVD repeat-containing protein translates to MTSLHTTRVRRRRLGVAAAAAGLFATLLAAGPAVATPDPGDVSAPAKLSAAAVADASAAIKAGEIPGVDEIVHSGNIKHLSNTPKDALAGTNSDLAFQGKYAFAGNYDGFRIFDLSNPKAPKTVAQVLCPGSQNDITVSGNLLFLSTDSSRSDNSCSSVTQPASEKSSWEGMKIFDISDKRNPKYVAAVETACGSHTHTLVPERKDVYIYVSSYSPSASFPDCQPPHDGITVIKVPRKSPEKSSIVNFPVLFPDGGNPGGTTNPGVSTTSGCHDITVLASKDLAAGACMGDGILLDIKNPERPKVIDRVQDNVNFAFWHSATFNQDADKVVFTDELGGGGAATCNEAIGPNKGADGIYDIVGRGDHRKLVFRGYYKIPRHQASTENCVAHNGSVIPVKGRDIMVQAWYQGGVSVWDFTDSSRPKEIGYFERGPVSATSNVTGGSWSAYYYNGYIYSNDIAKGFDVLKLDDRRTDPAKRVRLDELNVQTQPDYFDHHDD
- a CDS encoding ArsR/SmtB family transcription factor; the protein is MSAATSTRELVHPLRAEIRLEGVLHALSDPLRLSIVRDLACAEGELTCSQIPLPITKSTTTYHFRVLRENGVIQQIYRGTAKMNGLRRPDLDALFPGLLDAVLSAASAQAARGA